The following proteins are encoded in a genomic region of Thermoflexus hugenholtzii JAD2:
- a CDS encoding HEPN domain-containing protein — protein MTNEEMARAYLSQAEEILREVERLYQRQAWNLVVRRSQEVVELALKGLLRGAGVEVPRTHDVGVRLKSYRDRFPASLPIGDRPSRFDIAPPPPGTGAQLLWR, from the coding sequence GATGGCTCGCGCCTATCTTTCTCAGGCGGAGGAGATCCTCCGTGAAGTCGAACGCCTCTACCAGCGTCAGGCCTGGAACCTGGTCGTTCGCCGATCTCAGGAAGTCGTGGAACTGGCCTTGAAAGGCCTCCTGCGGGGCGCAGGGGTGGAGGTGCCTCGCACCCACGACGTCGGCGTACGGCTGAAGAGCTACCGGGATCGCTTCCCGGCTTCCTTGCCAATAGGAGATCGACCGTCTCGCTTCGATATCGCGCCGCCTCCGCCTGGAACGGGAGCTCAGCTTCTGTGGCGATGA